Proteins encoded together in one Telopea speciosissima isolate NSW1024214 ecotype Mountain lineage chromosome 6, Tspe_v1, whole genome shotgun sequence window:
- the LOC122664835 gene encoding lysM domain-containing GPI-anchored protein 1-like isoform X2, whose amino-acid sequence MILCKMKIQIEILLLLLLLIIFPRIISAKSVIEPCNSSDSCNALLSYLLPWDSKLSEIASRFQVNVNDILASNSLDPSISFPENQILPSDSLLKIPIPCPCVDGIRRSVSTNYTVRAADTLDSISAGYARLVSAEQIKIINGIDDKHQLMNGMSIVIPLPCTCFNNSSNGITVVYMSYVVQEGESLSSIGATYSATVTELEAVNGLSQTVIDPGDVLAVPIPACSSANLDWYNESLIVPNGSYALTANNCIKCGCGMNDLDLSNSSQIQCSGNHSVLTPRGSPPPTLHGSVIPLTNAPVSPPLASNLSAPTVVTAPSKKSDNNSSDGGSFRDASCLFLSGLVLLVSFAHLLSK is encoded by the exons ATGATACTCTGCAAAATGAAAATTCAAATAGAgattcttctacttcttcttctactcatcATCTTCCCTAGAATAATATCTGCGAAATCAGTAATCGAACCTTGTAATTCCTCAGATTCTTGTAATGCTCTTCTCTCTTATCTCCTTCCTTGGGATTCCAAGCTCTCTGAGATTGCCTCAAGGTTCCAAGTGAATGTAAATGACATTCTAGCCTCCAATTCACTAGACCCATCAATTTCTTTCCCAGAAAACCAAATTCTTCCCTCCGATTCTCTACTCAAAATACCAATTCCATGCCCATGTGTGGATGGAATTCGAAGATCTGTTTCAACAAACTACACTGTTCGAGCAGCTGACACTTTAGATTCTATATCAGCTGGGTATGCTAGGCTTGTTAGTGCAGAGCAGATCAAGATTATTAATGGAATTGATGACAAACATCAGCTAATGAATGGCATGAGCATTGTAATTCCATTGCCATGTACATGCTTCAACAACAGCAGTAATGGCATTACTGTTGTCTACATGTCTTATGTGGTGCAGGAAGGAGAGAGCTTGAGCAGCATTGGAGCTACATATAGTGCCACTGTTACAGAATTGGAAGCTGTTAATGGGCTTTCACAAACAGTAATTGATCCCGGAGATGTACTAGCTGTTCCAATCCCAG CATGCTCATCTGCTAATCTGGATTGGTATAATGAGAGTTTAATTGTGCCAAATGGTTCTTATGCTCTAACTGCCAACAATTGCATCAAGTGTGGATGTGGAATGAATGATCTAGA TTTATCTAACTCTTCTCAGATTCAATGCTCAG GTAACCATAGTGTTCTTACACCACGAGGAAGTCCACCTCCAACATTGCATGGTTCAGTGATTCCATTAACAAATGCACCTGTATCACCACCTTTGGCTTCTAATTTATCTGCTCCAACCGTGGTGACTGCCCCAAGTAAAAAAAGTGACAACAATTCTAGTGATGGTGGATCATTTAGAGATGCTTCATGTTTATTTCTTTCTGGACTTGTCCTTTTGGTTAGTTTTGCTCATTTACTTTCCAAGTAG
- the LOC122664835 gene encoding lysM domain-containing GPI-anchored protein 1-like isoform X1, which produces MILCKMKIQIEILLLLLLLIIFPRIISAKSVIEPCNSSDSCNALLSYLLPWDSKLSEIASRFQVNVNDILASNSLDPSISFPENQILPSDSLLKIPIPCPCVDGIRRSVSTNYTVRAADTLDSISAGYARLVSAEQIKIINGIDDKHQLMNGMSIVIPLPCTCFNNSSNGITVVYMSYVVQEGESLSSIGATYSATVTELEAVNGLSQTVIDPGDVLAVPIPACSSANLDWYNESLIVPNGSYALTANNCIKCGCGMNDLDLRCSPSGIGTSCSHLQCKATNLFIGDIHMDRTPGGCNVTKCIYRGHFGRKIFSSLSNSSQIQCSGNHSVLTPRGSPPPTLHGSVIPLTNAPVSPPLASNLSAPTVVTAPSKKSDNNSSDGGSFRDASCLFLSGLVLLVSFAHLLSK; this is translated from the exons ATGATACTCTGCAAAATGAAAATTCAAATAGAgattcttctacttcttcttctactcatcATCTTCCCTAGAATAATATCTGCGAAATCAGTAATCGAACCTTGTAATTCCTCAGATTCTTGTAATGCTCTTCTCTCTTATCTCCTTCCTTGGGATTCCAAGCTCTCTGAGATTGCCTCAAGGTTCCAAGTGAATGTAAATGACATTCTAGCCTCCAATTCACTAGACCCATCAATTTCTTTCCCAGAAAACCAAATTCTTCCCTCCGATTCTCTACTCAAAATACCAATTCCATGCCCATGTGTGGATGGAATTCGAAGATCTGTTTCAACAAACTACACTGTTCGAGCAGCTGACACTTTAGATTCTATATCAGCTGGGTATGCTAGGCTTGTTAGTGCAGAGCAGATCAAGATTATTAATGGAATTGATGACAAACATCAGCTAATGAATGGCATGAGCATTGTAATTCCATTGCCATGTACATGCTTCAACAACAGCAGTAATGGCATTACTGTTGTCTACATGTCTTATGTGGTGCAGGAAGGAGAGAGCTTGAGCAGCATTGGAGCTACATATAGTGCCACTGTTACAGAATTGGAAGCTGTTAATGGGCTTTCACAAACAGTAATTGATCCCGGAGATGTACTAGCTGTTCCAATCCCAG CATGCTCATCTGCTAATCTGGATTGGTATAATGAGAGTTTAATTGTGCCAAATGGTTCTTATGCTCTAACTGCCAACAATTGCATCAAGTGTGGATGTGGAATGAATGATCTAGA TCTCCGATGTTCTCCATCCGGTATCGGAACCTCTTGCTCCCATCTACAGTGCAAAGCGACCAATCTCTTCATTGGTGACATACATATGGACCGAACGCCAGGGGGTTGCAATGTAACAAAATGCATATATCGTGGCCATTTTGGCCGGAAAATTTTTAGTAG TTTATCTAACTCTTCTCAGATTCAATGCTCAG GTAACCATAGTGTTCTTACACCACGAGGAAGTCCACCTCCAACATTGCATGGTTCAGTGATTCCATTAACAAATGCACCTGTATCACCACCTTTGGCTTCTAATTTATCTGCTCCAACCGTGGTGACTGCCCCAAGTAAAAAAAGTGACAACAATTCTAGTGATGGTGGATCATTTAGAGATGCTTCATGTTTATTTCTTTCTGGACTTGTCCTTTTGGTTAGTTTTGCTCATTTACTTTCCAAGTAG